The following are encoded together in the Halopseudomonas salegens genome:
- the pta gene encoding phosphate acetyltransferase, protein MHTFFIAPTGFGVGLTSISLGLIRALQRTGLKVHFLKPIAQPHPGDEGPERSSELISRTLGLTPPEPLALPAVEHRLANGNLSEVLEDIVSRYRQAAADADVVVVEGMVPTRQASYAARINNHLAKTLDADIILVSAPDDDSMASLADRIEIHAQTFGGPQDPKMLGVIVNKVRDLELAEDPPSNRDALKRTLKDFAAALKQESTVLDTEDFRLIGCIPWQDELNAQRTQDVAELLQARIVHPGQMQERRVMEIALCARTVPNIIDRLKPGTLIVTPGDRDDIIIASSLAALSGTPLAGLLLTGGMPPDPRVTRLCQPALDGGLPMMVVDSNSFNTATRLDRMNREIPIDDQERAERVTDYVASHIDHAWLQRRCGTPRELRLSPPAFRYELVSRAHQAHKRIVLPEGDEPRTVQAAAICQRRGIADCILLAKPESVEAVARAQHITLPEGLQIIDPETVRERYVEHMVELRKGRGLNAPMALQQLEDNVVLGTMMLALDEVDGLVSGAIHTTANTIRPAFQLIKTAPGYNLVSSIFFMLLPDQVLVYGDCAVNPDPNAEELAEIAIQSARSAESFGIPPRVAMISYSTGSSGTGVDVEKVREATRLAQEKRPDLLIDGPLQYDAAAIASVGRQKAPDSPVAGQATVFIFPDLNTGNTTYKAVQRSANVVSVGPMLQGLRKPVNDLSRGALVDDIVYTIALTAIQADDQAKDAAG, encoded by the coding sequence ATGCACACTTTTTTCATTGCGCCCACCGGTTTTGGCGTCGGCCTGACGTCAATCAGTCTGGGGCTGATTCGCGCCCTGCAACGCACTGGCCTCAAGGTACATTTTCTCAAACCGATTGCCCAACCGCACCCGGGTGACGAAGGTCCGGAGCGTTCCAGCGAACTGATCAGCCGTACCCTGGGGCTGACACCCCCCGAACCCCTCGCCCTGCCCGCAGTAGAACATCGTCTGGCCAATGGCAACCTGAGCGAGGTACTGGAAGATATCGTCAGCCGCTATCGGCAGGCAGCTGCGGATGCCGATGTGGTGGTGGTCGAAGGCATGGTACCCACCCGTCAGGCCAGCTACGCTGCCCGGATCAACAACCATCTGGCAAAAACCCTGGACGCAGACATCATCCTGGTCAGCGCGCCGGACGATGACAGCATGGCAAGCCTGGCTGACCGCATTGAGATCCATGCGCAGACCTTTGGTGGCCCGCAGGATCCGAAAATGCTCGGGGTTATCGTCAACAAGGTCCGCGATCTGGAGTTGGCGGAAGACCCACCCAGCAACCGCGATGCCCTGAAGCGCACACTGAAAGACTTTGCCGCAGCGCTGAAACAGGAATCCACGGTGCTGGATACCGAGGACTTCCGCCTGATCGGCTGCATCCCCTGGCAGGACGAACTCAATGCCCAGCGCACCCAGGATGTGGCCGAACTGCTGCAAGCACGCATTGTGCACCCTGGGCAGATGCAGGAACGTCGAGTGATGGAAATCGCCCTCTGCGCGCGCACCGTGCCCAACATCATCGACCGACTGAAGCCCGGCACCCTGATTGTCACCCCCGGTGACCGGGACGATATCATTATCGCCAGTAGCCTGGCCGCGCTCTCCGGCACCCCGTTGGCCGGCCTGCTGCTGACGGGGGGCATGCCGCCGGATCCACGGGTTACCCGCCTGTGCCAACCCGCGCTGGATGGCGGACTACCCATGATGGTGGTCGACAGCAACAGCTTCAACACCGCCACCCGGCTCGACCGCATGAACCGGGAAATACCCATTGACGACCAGGAGCGGGCCGAGCGGGTCACCGACTATGTCGCTTCACATATTGACCATGCCTGGCTGCAACGTCGTTGCGGTACGCCACGAGAGCTGCGCCTGTCGCCTCCGGCTTTCCGCTATGAGCTGGTAAGCCGGGCACATCAGGCGCACAAGCGCATCGTTCTGCCCGAGGGCGACGAACCACGCACCGTTCAGGCTGCAGCCATTTGCCAGCGCCGGGGGATTGCCGACTGCATACTGCTGGCCAAGCCCGAATCCGTCGAGGCAGTCGCCCGCGCGCAGCACATTACCCTGCCTGAAGGTTTGCAGATCATCGACCCGGAAACCGTGCGCGAGCGCTATGTCGAACACATGGTCGAACTGCGCAAAGGCCGCGGCCTGAATGCGCCCATGGCACTGCAACAACTGGAAGACAACGTCGTGCTCGGCACCATGATGCTGGCGCTGGATGAAGTCGACGGCCTGGTGTCGGGGGCCATTCACACCACCGCCAACACCATTCGCCCGGCATTCCAGCTGATCAAGACCGCACCCGGCTACAACCTGGTGTCCTCGATCTTTTTCATGCTGCTGCCGGACCAGGTGCTGGTGTACGGTGATTGTGCCGTCAACCCGGATCCGAATGCCGAAGAGCTGGCTGAAATCGCCATCCAGAGCGCCCGTTCGGCCGAGTCCTTCGGCATCCCGCCGCGGGTCGCCATGATCAGCTACTCCACCGGCAGCTCCGGCACCGGGGTTGATGTGGAAAAAGTCCGCGAAGCGACGCGTCTGGCCCAGGAAAAGCGTCCGGACCTGCTGATTGATGGCCCCTTGCAGTATGATGCTGCCGCGATTGCCAGCGTCGGTCGGCAAAAAGCCCCGGACAGCCCGGTTGCTGGCCAGGCCACCGTCTTCATATTTCCCGATCTGAACACCGGCAATACCACCTACAAGGCAGTGCAGCGCAGCGCCAACGTCGTTAGCGTTGGCCCCATGCTGCAGGGTTTGCGCAAGCCGGTGAACGATTTATCACGCGGGGCATTGGTCGATGACATCGTTTACACTATTGCCTTGACTGCCATTCAGGCGGACGACCAGGCCAAGGATGCGGCAGGCTGA
- a CDS encoding acyltransferase — protein sequence MLYFLPAFLRGAISALLLVLNTLLSFSLLVPFALIKLLPIQTLQQASTRTMIRIAENWMRCNSGWMHLSGRIQWDTQGLDQLRYGGWYLVTSNHQSWVDILALQHVLNRRMPMLKFFLKQELIWVPIIGLCWWALDFPFMKRYTKAYLEKHPEKAGQDLITTRKACEKFKTTPVAVFNFLEGTRFEQSKHDAQQSPYRYLLKPKSGGIAFVLDAMGEQLQALVDITLHYPDGAPKFWDLLSGRVRKVVLRCQLREIPGEFLGRDYQQDADFRQQFHAWVSQLWREKDAQLDALHKDYPPGS from the coding sequence ATGCTGTATTTTTTGCCGGCTTTCCTGCGCGGGGCTATCTCGGCCCTGCTGCTGGTGCTCAACACCCTGTTGAGCTTTTCCTTACTGGTGCCCTTTGCACTGATCAAACTATTGCCCATCCAGACACTACAGCAGGCCAGTACCCGCACCATGATTCGTATCGCGGAAAACTGGATGCGCTGTAATAGTGGCTGGATGCATCTCAGTGGCCGCATCCAGTGGGATACGCAAGGCCTGGATCAATTGCGCTATGGTGGCTGGTACCTGGTGACCAGCAACCATCAGAGCTGGGTTGATATTCTTGCCCTGCAGCATGTACTCAACCGACGCATGCCGATGCTCAAGTTTTTTCTCAAGCAAGAACTGATCTGGGTGCCCATCATTGGCCTGTGCTGGTGGGCACTGGATTTCCCCTTTATGAAGCGCTACACCAAAGCCTACCTGGAGAAGCACCCGGAAAAAGCCGGGCAGGACCTGATCACCACACGCAAGGCCTGCGAAAAATTCAAGACCACGCCAGTGGCCGTATTCAACTTTCTTGAAGGCACTCGCTTCGAGCAAAGCAAGCATGACGCTCAACAATCGCCCTATCGCTACCTGTTGAAGCCAAAATCAGGCGGCATAGCCTTTGTACTGGATGCCATGGGTGAGCAGTTGCAGGCGTTGGTCGACATCACCCTGCATTATCCGGACGGGGCCCCGAAATTCTGGGATTTGCTCAGTGGGCGGGTACGCAAAGTCGTATTGCGCTGCCAGTTACGCGAGATTCCAGGGGAGTTTCTTGGCCGTGACTATCAGCAGGACGCCGATTTCCGTCAGCAGTTTCATGCCTGGGTCAGTCAGTTGTGGCGGGAGAAGGATGCGCAGCTCGATGCGCTGCACAAAGACTACCCGCCCGGCAGCTGA
- a CDS encoding OmpA family protein, whose product MKKHALLVAGLASTLLLAGGCATQDAYTGEQKTSRSTLYGLGGAVAGAAVGAATSGSSDRGRGALIGAAVGGAAGAGYGAYADRQEARLRQELTGTGVQVVRDGNFIQLVMPGNITFATGSSDIASNFYPTLNSLVKVFKEFDRNGVEIVGHTDSTGSRELNMRLSRERAGSVASYLTGQGVSGARIGTAGAGPDYPIASNNTSDGRAQNRRVEINLRPM is encoded by the coding sequence ATGAAAAAACATGCTTTGTTGGTAGCTGGTCTCGCGTCTACGCTTTTGCTGGCTGGCGGTTGCGCCACCCAGGACGCTTATACCGGTGAACAGAAAACCAGTCGTTCGACTCTCTATGGCCTCGGTGGTGCAGTTGCTGGCGCGGCAGTCGGTGCGGCGACGTCGGGCAGCAGTGACCGTGGCCGCGGCGCATTGATTGGCGCTGCGGTAGGTGGCGCTGCCGGTGCCGGTTATGGCGCCTATGCGGATCGTCAGGAGGCGCGGCTGCGTCAGGAGCTCACCGGTACGGGCGTTCAGGTGGTGCGTGACGGTAATTTCATTCAGTTGGTGATGCCGGGCAATATTACCTTTGCTACCGGTTCATCCGATATTGCCAGCAACTTCTACCCAACGCTGAACTCGCTGGTCAAGGTGTTCAAGGAATTTGACCGCAACGGTGTCGAAATTGTCGGACATACCGATAGCACCGGCTCGCGTGAACTGAACATGCGTCTGTCGCGTGAACGTGCCGGCAGTGTGGCATCCTACCTGACCGGCCAGGGTGTATCTGGTGCGCGTATCGGTACCGCCGGGGCTGGTCCGGACTACCCGATTGCCAGCAACAATACGTCGGATGGTCGCGCACAGAATCGTCGCGTAGAAATCAACTTGCGTCCCATGTAA
- a CDS encoding MFS transporter has protein sequence MSVSSSASPNPGYSAASAREWWGLAVLMLPTLLLALDMTVLHLAAPHLSADLKPTSVQLLWILDIYGFLIAGFLITMGSLGDRIGRRRLLLFGALAFGLASILAALATSASQLIAARALLGIAGATLMPSTLSLIRNMFQLDHERTLAITLWMTSFIVGSAIGPLVGGLMLEFFWWGSVFLLAVPVMLLLLLVGPWLLPEFRDPQAGRLDIPSALLCVCTFLLLIYGLKDMAREGPALLNILPLLAGLAVGWLFVRRQRGLADPMFDLSLFQRRAFSVSVGAILMTILALSGAWLLIFQYLQGVAGLSALQAGIFMLPAAIVQTGASLLVPRMSRWLPPATFVSGGMLLAVSGFVCVALVGEGDRLFLLLLGSVVLGVGVMPMLILGTDLVVSAVPPEKAGSAAATSETAAELGMALGIALIGSLGATVYRQHMLVSLPSGLSESQRIVASDTIGGALGLIAELPAQLAAPVTISMQQAFTAAVHINAWVAAGIMLLTACLTAWLLRRVQLGASSH, from the coding sequence ATGTCTGTCAGCTCTTCTGCTTCCCCAAACCCCGGATATAGCGCGGCCAGCGCACGGGAATGGTGGGGTCTTGCCGTACTGATGTTACCCACACTGCTGCTGGCGCTGGATATGACAGTGCTGCATCTGGCAGCCCCACACCTGAGTGCCGATCTCAAGCCAACCAGTGTGCAATTGTTGTGGATTCTGGATATCTACGGTTTTCTGATTGCCGGCTTTCTGATCACAATGGGTAGCCTGGGTGATCGAATTGGTCGCCGCCGCTTGCTGCTCTTCGGTGCTCTGGCTTTTGGTCTGGCCTCGATCCTGGCCGCGTTGGCGACGTCCGCCAGTCAATTGATTGCGGCACGGGCATTGCTGGGCATCGCCGGTGCGACCTTGATGCCCTCGACCTTGTCGCTGATCCGCAATATGTTTCAGCTCGACCACGAGCGTACCCTGGCGATTACTCTGTGGATGACCAGTTTTATTGTTGGCAGCGCCATCGGACCGCTGGTCGGTGGCTTGATGCTGGAGTTCTTCTGGTGGGGGTCGGTGTTTCTGCTGGCAGTGCCGGTCATGCTGCTGTTACTGCTGGTGGGGCCCTGGTTGTTGCCGGAGTTCCGTGACCCGCAGGCCGGTCGACTGGATATTCCCAGTGCGTTGTTGTGTGTGTGCACCTTTTTGCTGCTGATATACGGGCTCAAGGATATGGCGCGGGAAGGTCCGGCCCTGCTGAACATTCTGCCCTTGCTTGCTGGGCTGGCCGTGGGTTGGCTCTTCGTGCGTCGGCAGCGCGGCCTGGCTGATCCGATGTTCGACCTCAGTCTGTTTCAGCGGCGGGCTTTCAGTGTTTCCGTCGGCGCCATATTGATGACCATACTCGCGCTCTCCGGTGCCTGGCTGCTGATCTTTCAGTACCTGCAAGGGGTGGCCGGGCTGAGTGCTCTGCAGGCCGGTATCTTTATGCTGCCGGCAGCTATCGTGCAAACGGGCGCTTCACTTCTGGTACCGCGTATGTCGCGCTGGTTGCCGCCGGCGACTTTTGTCAGTGGCGGTATGTTGCTTGCCGTGTCGGGTTTTGTCTGTGTCGCCCTGGTCGGGGAGGGTGATCGCCTGTTTCTGTTGTTGCTCGGCTCGGTCGTCCTCGGCGTCGGGGTTATGCCCATGCTGATCCTGGGGACTGATCTGGTGGTCAGTGCGGTGCCGCCGGAAAAAGCCGGTTCTGCCGCTGCCACCTCGGAAACCGCTGCGGAACTTGGCATGGCGCTGGGCATTGCCCTGATTGGCAGCCTGGGTGCTACCGTGTACCGCCAGCACATGCTGGTTAGCCTGCCATCCGGTTTGAGTGAGTCCCAGCGTATTGTTGCCAGTGACACCATTGGCGGTGCGCTGGGCCTGATTGCCGAGTTGCCTGCGCAATTGGCTGCTCCGGTCACCATCAGTATGCAGCAGGCCTTTACGGCCGCTGTGCATATCAACGCCTGGGTTGCCGCCGGCATCATGCTGTTGACAGCCTGCCTCACTGCCTGGTTATTGCGGCGGGTACAGTTGGGCGCGAGCAGTCATTGA
- a CDS encoding DUF1329 domain-containing protein, whose product MKQRVMTTLAATLLLASAAQADTNAEQLGGSLTPIGAERAGNAAGTIPEWTGGLPTDAAPLRNDTFMGNPYADDQPLFVITADNYRDYEDQMAPGQVAMFQRYPDSFRMPVYESRRSVALPEEINQAAAYNANNASLVEGGNGVSNYQLAHAFPLPDNGLEVIWNHITRFRGGSMQRVVVQATPQVNGSYTIVRFVEEYVLPEYLTDFQAGNHANMLYFFKQQVTDPGRLAGNVLLVHETVDQVASPRNAWIYNAGQRRVRRAPQVSYDGPGTAADGMRTSDNLDMFNGAPDRYDWNLVGKREMLIPYNSYAMASPELTYDDIVQAGHLNPDHTRYELHRVWEVEAEVKPEHRHIYAKRHFFIDEDSWQAAHIDHYDARGTLWRVAEAHAMHRYNSQVAGFAAETLYDLIAGRYLVMGLNNQERNDYDYSYRTSSADFTAAALRQAGVR is encoded by the coding sequence ATGAAACAACGCGTTATGACTACCCTGGCCGCAACTCTGCTGCTGGCCAGTGCCGCTCAAGCGGACACCAATGCCGAGCAGCTCGGCGGTTCGCTGACTCCCATCGGCGCTGAACGTGCCGGCAACGCTGCCGGCACTATCCCCGAGTGGACTGGTGGCCTGCCCACTGATGCTGCTCCGCTGCGCAACGATACTTTCATGGGCAACCCCTATGCCGATGACCAGCCGTTGTTCGTGATCACTGCGGACAACTACCGCGATTACGAAGATCAGATGGCCCCGGGTCAGGTCGCCATGTTCCAGCGCTACCCGGACAGCTTCCGCATGCCGGTTTATGAGTCGCGCCGCAGTGTCGCACTGCCGGAAGAGATCAATCAGGCTGCCGCTTACAACGCGAACAATGCCAGCCTGGTCGAAGGGGGCAATGGCGTCAGCAATTACCAACTGGCGCACGCGTTTCCGCTGCCGGACAACGGCCTGGAAGTCATCTGGAACCACATTACCCGCTTCCGCGGTGGATCCATGCAGCGCGTTGTCGTGCAGGCCACGCCGCAGGTCAATGGCAGCTACACAATCGTTCGCTTTGTTGAAGAGTATGTGCTGCCTGAATACCTGACTGACTTCCAGGCTGGCAATCACGCCAACATGCTCTATTTCTTCAAGCAGCAGGTAACCGATCCGGGGCGTTTGGCCGGGAACGTACTGCTGGTTCACGAGACGGTTGATCAGGTAGCCAGCCCGCGTAACGCCTGGATCTACAATGCTGGCCAGCGTCGTGTGCGCCGTGCACCGCAGGTATCCTACGATGGCCCCGGTACTGCCGCTGACGGCATGCGTACCTCGGACAATCTGGATATGTTCAATGGTGCTCCGGACCGTTATGACTGGAACCTGGTGGGCAAGCGCGAGATGCTGATCCCCTACAACAGCTATGCGATGGCTTCGCCAGAGCTGACCTATGACGATATCGTCCAAGCGGGTCACCTGAATCCGGATCACACCCGATACGAGTTGCACCGGGTCTGGGAAGTTGAAGCCGAGGTCAAACCCGAGCACCGGCATATCTATGCCAAGCGTCATTTCTTTATTGACGAAGACAGTTGGCAGGCTGCCCATATCGATCATTACGATGCCCGTGGCACCCTGTGGCGCGTTGCCGAAGCGCATGCCATGCATCGCTACAACAGCCAGGTGGCAGGCTTTGCGGCAGAAACCCTGTATGACCTGATTGCCGGCCGTTATCTGGTCATGGGGCTGAACAATCAGGAGCGCAACGATTACGATTACAGCTATCGTACGTCGTCAGCCGACTTTACCGCTGCTGCATTGCGTCAAGCCGGCGTACGCTGA
- a CDS encoding fatty acid--CoA ligase: MLKTRVLKPADEAHSTPLLIKNLLLSGRRYESQHEIVYRDISRYDYTTFNQRICQLAHALTKAGVKAGDTVAVMDWDSHRYLECMFAVPMIGAVMHTINIRLSPEQILYTMNHAEDIFVLVNSEFVPIYKAIEGQLTTVEKTILLTDEADKTADLPNLVGEYEELLAAEPTSYEFADFDENSVATTFYTTGTTGNPKGVYFTHRQLVLHTLTQAGSMGALDSVRLLGNRDVYMPITPMFHVHAWGIPYTATMLGLKQVYPGRYEPELLMKLIKQEKVTFSHCVPTILGMLLNTSSAKEHDFGGMKVIIGGSALNRSLYEAAKAKGMQLTAAYGMSETCPLISSGYLNQELEAGSEDDRVKARIKAGLPVPLVEARLMDPEGNFLPHDGTTQGELVLRAPWLTQAYFREPEKSDELWLHGWLHTGDVATIDQHSAIEIRDRIKDVIKTGGEWISSLELEDLISQSPAVAEVAVVGVPDPQWDERPFALVVPAQGQDVSARLLSDHLKGYVAEGRINKWAIPSQIAVVSEIPKTSVGKLDKKRIRGEIAEWQKNDESFLSSL, encoded by the coding sequence ATGCTCAAGACACGCGTACTCAAACCCGCAGATGAAGCCCATTCAACACCGCTACTGATCAAGAATCTGTTGCTTTCCGGTCGTCGCTACGAAAGTCAGCACGAAATCGTTTATCGCGACATCAGCCGTTACGATTACACAACCTTCAATCAGCGTATCTGTCAGTTGGCCCACGCCTTGACCAAGGCAGGGGTCAAGGCAGGGGATACCGTGGCGGTCATGGATTGGGATAGCCATCGTTACCTGGAATGCATGTTTGCGGTACCCATGATCGGTGCAGTGATGCACACCATCAATATCCGCCTGTCGCCGGAACAGATTCTCTACACCATGAACCATGCTGAAGATATCTTCGTGCTGGTCAACAGTGAGTTTGTGCCGATCTACAAGGCCATCGAGGGGCAGTTGACCACGGTCGAGAAAACCATTCTGCTGACTGACGAGGCGGACAAAACGGCTGATCTGCCCAATCTGGTGGGTGAGTACGAAGAGCTGCTGGCTGCCGAGCCGACCAGCTACGAGTTTGCTGATTTTGATGAAAATTCGGTTGCGACTACTTTCTACACCACCGGTACCACCGGCAACCCGAAAGGGGTGTATTTCACCCATCGTCAACTGGTACTGCATACCCTGACTCAGGCCGGCTCCATGGGTGCCCTCGATTCCGTGCGCTTGCTGGGTAACCGCGATGTCTATATGCCGATCACGCCGATGTTCCACGTTCACGCCTGGGGTATTCCGTATACCGCCACCATGCTGGGTTTGAAGCAGGTCTATCCAGGCCGTTACGAGCCGGAACTGCTGATGAAACTGATCAAGCAGGAAAAGGTCACTTTTTCCCATTGCGTGCCAACCATTCTGGGCATGCTGTTGAACACGTCCAGCGCCAAAGAACATGATTTCGGCGGCATGAAGGTCATTATCGGTGGCAGTGCCCTGAATCGCAGCCTGTATGAAGCGGCCAAGGCCAAAGGTATGCAGCTCACTGCGGCCTATGGCATGTCGGAAACCTGTCCGTTGATTTCCAGTGGTTACCTCAATCAGGAACTGGAAGCAGGCAGTGAGGATGATCGCGTCAAGGCGCGGATCAAGGCCGGCTTGCCGGTGCCGCTGGTGGAGGCACGTCTGATGGATCCGGAGGGCAATTTCCTGCCGCACGATGGCACCACTCAGGGTGAGTTGGTGCTGCGCGCGCCCTGGCTGACCCAGGCGTATTTCCGTGAGCCGGAGAAGAGCGACGAGCTATGGCTGCACGGCTGGCTGCACACGGGAGATGTGGCCACCATTGACCAGCACAGTGCAATTGAAATTCGTGACCGCATCAAGGATGTGATCAAGACGGGCGGCGAGTGGATTTCTTCGCTGGAGCTGGAGGATCTGATCAGCCAGAGCCCGGCAGTTGCCGAAGTTGCGGTGGTCGGGGTGCCGGATCCGCAGTGGGATGAGCGGCCGTTTGCTCTGGTGGTTCCCGCTCAGGGCCAGGACGTCAGTGCCCGTTTGCTGAGCGATCACCTGAAAGGCTACGTTGCCGAAGGGCGTATCAACAAGTGGGCGATTCCCAGTCAGATTGCCGTGGTCAGTGAAATTCCCAAGACCAGCGTTGGCAAGCTCGACAAGAAACGCATTCGGGGCGAAATCGCCGAATGGCAGAAGAACGACGAGTCTTTCCTGTCCTCGCTCTGA
- a CDS encoding acetyl-CoA C-acyltransferase produces the protein MSDNDIVIVSGARTPMGGFQGSLSALSAVELGAIAMREAVSRAGIAAADVQEVIMGCVLPAGLKQGPARQASLQAGMPASTGCTTINKLCGSGMKALMLAHDSLKAGSNQIMLVGGMESMSNAPYLMEKARGGLRMGHGEIKDHMFFDGLEDAATGRLMGSFAQDTAAQHGISREDMDAYAIESLKRAQAAIENGSLDSEIVPVTVSTRKGDVVVKDDEQPHKANLDKIPELKPAFGKGGSITAANASSISDGASALVLMTAAEASKRGLQPLARVVGHATQSQAPSEFTLAPVGALHNLFSKTGWNKDDVDLFEINEAFAMVTMLAMREHGLEHSKVNIYGGACAQGHPVGSTGSRIIVTLLNALQKTGGKRGVASLCIGGGEATAVAIELL, from the coding sequence ATGTCGGATAACGATATCGTCATTGTCAGCGGTGCACGCACCCCCATGGGTGGCTTCCAGGGCAGTCTGTCCGCACTCAGTGCCGTCGAACTCGGCGCTATCGCCATGCGCGAAGCCGTCAGTCGTGCCGGCATTGCTGCCGCCGATGTACAGGAAGTAATCATGGGTTGCGTACTGCCGGCCGGGCTGAAACAAGGCCCGGCGCGCCAGGCCAGCCTGCAGGCCGGCATGCCTGCCAGCACCGGCTGCACCACCATCAACAAGCTCTGTGGCTCAGGCATGAAAGCCTTGATGCTGGCCCATGACAGCCTGAAAGCCGGCAGCAACCAGATCATGCTGGTGGGTGGCATGGAGAGCATGTCCAATGCACCCTACCTGATGGAAAAGGCGCGGGGCGGCCTGCGCATGGGCCATGGTGAAATCAAGGACCACATGTTCTTTGATGGCCTCGAAGACGCCGCGACGGGACGCCTGATGGGCTCTTTCGCCCAGGACACCGCTGCACAGCATGGCATCAGCCGCGAAGACATGGACGCCTATGCCATCGAATCGCTGAAGCGCGCCCAGGCGGCCATCGAAAACGGCAGCCTGGACAGCGAGATCGTTCCGGTCACCGTCAGTACCCGCAAGGGCGATGTTGTGGTCAAAGATGATGAGCAGCCGCACAAGGCCAACCTGGACAAGATTCCCGAGCTGAAACCGGCATTCGGAAAAGGTGGCAGTATTACCGCCGCCAATGCCAGCTCGATTTCCGACGGTGCCAGTGCATTGGTATTGATGACCGCAGCCGAGGCCAGCAAGCGAGGGTTGCAGCCGCTGGCCCGAGTCGTTGGCCATGCAACCCAGAGCCAGGCCCCGAGCGAATTCACCCTGGCCCCGGTCGGCGCCCTGCACAACCTGTTCAGCAAGACCGGTTGGAACAAGGACGATGTCGATCTGTTCGAAATCAACGAAGCCTTTGCCATGGTCACCATGCTGGCCATGCGCGAACACGGCCTCGAACACAGCAAGGTCAACATCTACGGTGGCGCTTGCGCCCAGGGCCACCCGGTCGGCTCAACCGGCTCGCGCATTATTGTTACCCTGTTGAATGCCCTGCAGAAAACCGGCGGCAAGCGTGGCGTTGCCTCCCTCTGCATCGGCGGTGGCGAGGCAACCGCAGTGGCAATCGAACTGCTCTGA